The Chitinophaga sp. H8 genome contains a region encoding:
- a CDS encoding cytidine deaminase, with amino-acid sequence MKKYQQQFEYDVYDDQTSLSAADAALLQIARDVTQHAYAPYSHFRVGAAARLVNGETITGTNQENASFPVGICAERVALSTASSLYPEVAIDTIAISYHNLEGESNKPISPCGICRQTLAEYEQRLHRPIRLVLGGLQGKVFVLQTASHLLPLSFSSNDMG; translated from the coding sequence ATGAAAAAATACCAGCAACAATTTGAATATGACGTGTATGACGACCAGACAAGCCTGTCTGCCGCTGATGCAGCCTTGCTGCAAATAGCCAGGGACGTGACGCAACATGCCTATGCGCCGTATTCTCATTTCCGGGTGGGAGCTGCCGCAAGGTTGGTAAATGGGGAGACTATTACCGGTACCAATCAGGAAAACGCCTCTTTTCCGGTAGGCATTTGTGCAGAACGGGTAGCATTGTCTACCGCCTCCTCTTTATATCCTGAAGTAGCAATAGATACTATTGCTATCAGCTACCATAATCTGGAAGGAGAGAGTAATAAACCTATTTCACCCTGTGGTATCTGCCGTCAAACACTTGCAGAGTATGAACAGCGCCTGCATCGCCCTATCCGCCTGGTACTGGGAGGGCTTCAGGGCAAAGTGTTTGTATTGCAAACTGCCAGCCATCTGCTTCCTTTATCTTTTTCCAGCAACGATATGGGCTAG
- a CDS encoding OmpA family protein, translated as MNKSNLRHVLCALLITVPFISNAQDQPVSTPGIFNGSTGYKTWSIGINGGALAPVAPTGGSNDFTKWKADFGYGAYVKWQMLHALALRADYIGGKLQADNSKKLGDGSSLVSPYTSYETKLKWSASLSAVVNVATINWLYKQNFVQIYLSAGGGIAGYSPTLTLAGGGTQDYKAGGGTIQELIIPVGAGLKFKLSEMINLDLGYTMHFTDGDNLDGYPTGPNKDKYSYAYAGLEFSLGKKGSPQLAWSNPAKVMYDDLVAQKAQLAAELEAQKSNNARLTADVDKLTKDTDGDGVSDFFDKCPNTPTGVKVDGAGCPLPVDTVKPITKVIITEEDNRIVREAIQNLEFETGKSSIKPHSYAALDRVAEMLKTKGFSLKLAGHTDNVGQPAKNMILSKDRAESVKQYLVSKGANPSKIEAVGYGQTQPIASNKTAAGKQKNRRVEFTIY; from the coding sequence ATGAACAAAAGCAATCTTCGCCACGTATTGTGCGCCCTGCTCATTACCGTCCCTTTTATCAGTAACGCCCAGGATCAACCCGTTTCTACCCCAGGTATTTTTAATGGCAGCACTGGCTACAAAACGTGGTCTATCGGCATCAATGGGGGCGCCCTGGCCCCGGTGGCCCCTACGGGTGGCAGCAATGACTTTACAAAATGGAAAGCCGATTTTGGCTACGGTGCCTATGTAAAGTGGCAGATGCTCCATGCCCTGGCATTACGCGCTGATTATATCGGCGGAAAGCTCCAGGCAGACAATTCAAAGAAACTGGGTGATGGGTCCTCCCTCGTCAGCCCCTACACCTCCTACGAAACCAAATTAAAATGGTCTGCCAGCCTGAGTGCAGTAGTGAATGTGGCAACCATCAACTGGCTATACAAACAAAATTTTGTGCAGATCTACCTGTCCGCAGGGGGTGGGATAGCAGGCTACAGCCCCACCCTTACCCTGGCCGGTGGCGGTACCCAGGACTATAAGGCCGGCGGTGGTACCATACAGGAACTGATCATCCCGGTAGGTGCAGGACTTAAATTCAAACTGTCTGAAATGATCAACCTCGACCTGGGATATACCATGCATTTTACCGATGGGGATAACCTGGATGGCTATCCTACCGGTCCTAATAAAGACAAGTACTCTTACGCCTACGCCGGACTGGAATTCAGCCTCGGTAAAAAAGGAAGCCCGCAACTGGCATGGAGCAATCCGGCCAAAGTAATGTATGACGACCTGGTAGCACAAAAGGCCCAGCTGGCTGCTGAACTGGAAGCCCAGAAGTCTAACAATGCCAGGTTGACGGCCGATGTAGACAAACTGACCAAAGATACTGATGGGGATGGGGTATCTGACTTCTTTGATAAATGCCCCAACACACCTACCGGTGTTAAAGTAGATGGTGCCGGTTGCCCGCTGCCGGTAGATACCGTAAAACCAATCACTAAAGTGATCATTACAGAAGAAGATAACCGCATTGTAAGGGAAGCTATCCAGAACCTGGAGTTTGAAACCGGTAAATCCAGTATCAAACCTCATTCTTACGCAGCACTGGACCGGGTGGCAGAAATGCTGAAAACCAAAGGCTTCAGCCTCAAACTGGCAGGCCATACAGATAATGTAGGCCAGCCTGCCAAAAATATGATCTTATCTAAAGACCGGGCCGAATCTGTAAAACAATACCTGGTAAGTAAAGGGGCAAACCCGTCCAAGATTGAAGCGGTAGGCTACGGACAAACACAACCTATTGCCAGCAACAAAACAGCTGCGGGTAAACAAAAGAACAGACGTGTAGAATTTACGATCTATTAA
- a CDS encoding Na+/H+ antiporter encodes MLEHFPFYLALIVLILLLIMLGNKIKVAYPVLLVLAGLGVSFIPGIPPLKIDPELIFIIFLPPLLYEAAWANSWKELWHWRRIIGSFAFIVVFLTAISVALVANSFIPGFSLALGFVLGGIVSPPDAVSASAILKFVKVPKRMSSILEGESLLNDASSLIIFRFAMIAVGTGQFIWYEAALSFGWMVIGGVGIGLLIGLIFLKAHKWLPTDVNMDIILTLVTPYVMYIGAEAVHASGVLAVVGGGLFLSNHRYRFLSSSSRLRGENVWESFVFLLNGLVFMLIGLDLPEIVSGLKAEGISFYQATGYGLLITLVLILGRMLAGFGALIVTKIASYFITVADRNPGMKAPLIMGWTGMRGVVSLAAALSIPVAIDGTPFPHRNLVLYITFVVILVTLVLQGLTLPILIKKVKLPDFNDHLPEEETENLLGEELARESLLHLTQNHQPELERSLLLQKLASQWQGQLEADELVIVSENVKLIYKDILEKQRHLLLHKNKNEQRIDEEIIRKFLHRIDLEEEKLKLG; translated from the coding sequence ATGCTGGAACATTTCCCCTTTTATTTGGCCCTGATAGTTCTGATATTATTATTGATCATGCTGGGCAACAAGATTAAAGTAGCTTACCCTGTATTATTAGTGCTGGCAGGATTGGGAGTCAGTTTTATCCCAGGAATCCCGCCGCTGAAGATAGACCCTGAACTGATCTTTATAATATTCCTCCCTCCGCTATTGTATGAAGCCGCCTGGGCAAATTCCTGGAAAGAGCTTTGGCATTGGCGAAGGATCATTGGCAGCTTTGCCTTTATTGTAGTTTTTCTGACTGCTATATCCGTGGCGCTGGTAGCCAATTCTTTTATCCCAGGATTTTCTTTGGCATTAGGTTTTGTGTTGGGCGGGATTGTTTCTCCACCTGATGCGGTAAGTGCAAGTGCCATATTAAAATTTGTGAAGGTGCCCAAAAGAATGTCTTCCATACTGGAAGGGGAGAGCTTACTGAATGATGCTTCCTCCCTTATTATTTTCCGCTTTGCCATGATTGCAGTAGGTACCGGACAATTTATCTGGTACGAGGCCGCCCTGAGCTTTGGCTGGATGGTGATTGGAGGTGTGGGCATAGGGTTACTGATAGGATTGATCTTTTTGAAGGCGCATAAATGGTTGCCTACTGATGTCAATATGGATATTATTCTTACCCTGGTTACTCCTTATGTCATGTATATTGGAGCAGAGGCCGTGCATGCTTCCGGCGTGCTGGCGGTAGTGGGGGGCGGATTATTTTTGTCCAATCACAGATACCGGTTTTTAAGTAGTTCTTCACGATTACGAGGAGAGAATGTCTGGGAAAGTTTTGTGTTTTTATTGAATGGATTGGTATTTATGCTGATTGGACTGGACCTGCCAGAAATTGTTTCGGGATTGAAAGCAGAAGGGATCAGTTTTTATCAGGCCACCGGATATGGGTTGTTAATTACCCTGGTGTTGATTTTAGGCAGAATGCTTGCAGGTTTTGGGGCATTAATTGTAACGAAGATTGCCAGTTATTTCATAACAGTAGCAGATAGAAATCCGGGCATGAAAGCACCACTTATTATGGGGTGGACAGGGATGCGGGGTGTGGTTTCACTGGCAGCTGCATTATCTATTCCGGTAGCGATTGATGGCACCCCTTTTCCCCATCGTAATCTGGTACTGTACATTACATTTGTAGTGATTCTGGTAACGCTGGTATTGCAGGGATTAACACTGCCTATACTTATCAAAAAAGTAAAGCTGCCTGATTTTAATGATCATCTGCCGGAAGAGGAAACAGAAAACCTGCTCGGAGAAGAGCTGGCCAGGGAATCATTGCTTCATTTAACACAAAATCATCAGCCGGAGCTGGAAAGGAGTCTGCTCTTGCAGAAGCTGGCCAGCCAATGGCAAGGCCAGCTGGAGGCGGATGAACTCGTCATTGTTTCAGAAAATGTTAAATTGATCTACAAGGATATTTTAGAAAAGCAGCGCCATTTACTTTTACATAAGAATAAAAATGAGCAGCGGATTGATGAAGAGATTATAAGAAAATTTCTTCATCGGATTGATCTGGAAGAAGAAAAACTAAAACTGGGTTAA
- a CDS encoding MBL fold metallo-hydrolase, whose translation MSFSKKYGQYPDADRKAYFNTLSNYKNRQFQNLIATPALVEGASMMRVLWDFLGRHPHTTPDEPIPYVETDLKNLKPDENVLVWFGHSSYFIQVDGKRLLTDPVFSGNASPIRGSVKAFPGANHYQAGDMPQIDVLFISHDHWDHLDYATIKQLKQQVGKVICGLGVAQHFEYWGWEKDRLIEKNWYESVELGDGFKVTLTPARHFSGRLLSRNISLWTSFVLQTPSKKIFLGGDSGYGPQFKEIGAQFGPFDLAILECGQYNEKWPYIHSLPAEVVKEAQELKASNFIPVHNSKFKLAQHPWYEPLAQVTSFAAAADFPVTTPKIGEKVDLNLLGKVWEKWWE comes from the coding sequence ATGAGTTTCAGCAAAAAGTATGGCCAGTACCCCGATGCTGACCGGAAGGCTTATTTTAATACGCTTTCCAATTACAAGAACAGGCAGTTTCAGAACCTGATAGCCACACCTGCATTGGTAGAAGGGGCGAGCATGATGAGAGTACTCTGGGATTTTTTGGGCAGGCATCCCCATACAACACCTGACGAGCCGATTCCATATGTAGAAACGGATCTGAAAAATTTAAAACCGGACGAAAACGTATTGGTCTGGTTTGGGCATAGTTCTTACTTTATCCAGGTAGATGGGAAGCGGTTGCTGACAGATCCTGTTTTCAGTGGTAATGCATCACCTATCAGAGGCTCAGTAAAGGCTTTTCCCGGAGCAAATCATTACCAGGCAGGAGATATGCCGCAGATAGATGTATTGTTTATTTCGCATGATCATTGGGATCACCTGGATTATGCAACGATAAAACAATTAAAACAGCAGGTAGGCAAGGTGATTTGTGGTTTAGGCGTAGCCCAGCATTTTGAATATTGGGGTTGGGAGAAAGACCGGCTCATTGAAAAAAACTGGTATGAAAGCGTGGAGCTGGGAGATGGTTTCAAGGTAACCTTAACCCCGGCCAGGCATTTCTCCGGCCGACTGCTGTCCCGCAATATTTCACTCTGGACTTCTTTTGTTTTACAAACGCCGTCAAAAAAAATATTTCTTGGCGGGGATAGTGGTTATGGGCCACAATTCAAGGAGATCGGAGCGCAATTTGGACCTTTTGATCTGGCGATACTGGAGTGTGGGCAATACAATGAAAAATGGCCGTATATCCACTCGCTTCCCGCTGAAGTAGTCAAGGAGGCACAGGAATTAAAAGCCAGTAATTTTATACCGGTGCACAACTCCAAATTCAAACTGGCGCAGCACCCCTGGTATGAGCCACTGGCCCAGGTAACTTCATTTGCAGCCGCAGCAGATTTTCCTGTTACCACCCCAAAAATCGGAGAAAAAGTAGATTTAAATCTTTTGGGAAAGGTTTGGGAGAAATGGTGGGAGTAG
- a CDS encoding tetratricopeptide repeat protein, translating to MTYRLILCLFLSSGIVMQSTMAAVITPLNDKAKALYKEGLALKKSGNLEGALECFIGAIKRNSGFAGAYLEAARIHAQLENYQESIYYYQADLKIDSLQATAWYELGMICFNTQDFGAALRAFEKAGSQGIATDATFHFNIGVTCLQLQQIARGIKHLQAAQALHPADTQITHSLAHAYFRQGKYAAAIEQWNKVVQLEPQNAFAWFMLGKSYIEIGEREKGYALCDKATANSY from the coding sequence ATGACCTATCGCCTTATCCTATGTCTGTTTTTGAGTAGTGGTATTGTCATGCAATCCACTATGGCCGCAGTTATCACTCCGCTAAATGATAAAGCAAAAGCATTATATAAAGAGGGGTTGGCACTTAAAAAAAGTGGCAATCTGGAAGGGGCTTTGGAATGCTTTATAGGAGCCATCAAACGTAATAGTGGTTTTGCGGGTGCTTATCTGGAAGCGGCCAGAATACATGCACAGTTGGAAAACTATCAGGAAAGTATATACTATTATCAGGCAGATCTGAAAATCGATAGTCTGCAGGCAACAGCCTGGTATGAACTGGGAATGATCTGTTTTAATACACAGGATTTTGGGGCCGCCCTGCGGGCTTTTGAAAAGGCTGGTAGTCAGGGGATTGCTACGGATGCTACTTTTCATTTTAATATAGGTGTTACCTGTTTACAGCTACAACAAATTGCCAGAGGAATTAAACATCTGCAAGCGGCACAAGCATTACATCCTGCAGATACCCAGATCACACATAGCCTGGCACACGCTTATTTTCGCCAGGGCAAATATGCAGCTGCAATTGAGCAATGGAATAAAGTAGTACAGCTGGAACCACAAAATGCCTTTGCCTGGTTTATGCTCGGTAAATCGTATATAGAGATAGGAGAACGGGAAAAGGGATATGCGCTTTGTGATAAAGCAACGGCAAATAGCTATTAG
- a CDS encoding helix-turn-helix domain-containing protein: MEKRILNIHEFTKYLNIGDIKNEDLHIANFEGRDDMLLKSAPITIDFYLLAIKPPFDNKIVTYDLLEDQSDASYMYVDCPHNSLDWDITLPVAGYCILVSGKLLKKYAKDYSFMHYNNHEALFLTRAEEAILWDLYRKAYDEYQKEFYSKEVILSYVGLILSYAQIFYDRQFDTRSKIYHKVITDFYKNLENYFSKSEEVAGLPSVAFFAQKANLSPNYFGDLIKHFTGESPIDHIQDFVIRMAKDKLRNTSLSVSEISYSLGFDYPNYFARFFRKKTGLAPKVFRNQ, from the coding sequence ATGGAAAAGCGCATACTGAACATACATGAGTTTACGAAGTATCTGAACATCGGGGATATTAAAAATGAAGATTTGCATATCGCCAATTTCGAAGGAAGAGATGATATGTTGCTGAAGTCGGCGCCTATTACGATAGATTTTTATTTGCTGGCCATCAAACCACCTTTTGATAACAAGATCGTTACCTATGATTTGTTGGAAGATCAGTCTGATGCTTCCTATATGTATGTGGACTGTCCGCACAATTCACTGGACTGGGATATTACACTGCCGGTTGCCGGTTACTGCATATTGGTGAGTGGTAAGCTCCTGAAGAAATATGCAAAGGATTATAGCTTTATGCATTATAATAATCATGAGGCCCTTTTTCTTACCAGAGCAGAAGAAGCGATTCTTTGGGATCTTTACCGGAAGGCGTATGATGAGTATCAAAAAGAATTTTATTCAAAGGAGGTGATCCTCTCTTATGTGGGATTGATATTATCCTATGCCCAGATTTTTTATGACCGGCAGTTTGATACCAGGAGTAAAATTTATCATAAGGTGATAACTGATTTTTATAAAAATCTGGAAAACTATTTCAGTAAAAGTGAGGAGGTAGCCGGGCTGCCTTCTGTTGCCTTTTTTGCGCAAAAGGCTAATTTATCTCCGAACTATTTTGGAGATCTGATCAAACATTTCACAGGGGAATCTCCTATTGATCATATTCAGGATTTTGTAATCCGGATGGCCAAAGATAAATTAAGAAATACCTCTTTATCTGTTAGTGAAATATCCTATAGCCTTGGCTTTGATTATCCTAATTATTTTGCACGTTTTTTCCGCAAAAAGACGGGCCTTGCACCTAAAGTATTCCGTAACCAGTAA
- a CDS encoding alpha/beta hydrolase has protein sequence MSQQKVNFRNSNNSSITMSAVINFPQGFREEQQYPVIVVSHPGGGVKEQTAGLYAQHLAEKGFVTIAYDASYQGESTGAPRQLENPYIRTEDVSAVIDYLTTLPYIDAERIGAMGICAGAGYTANAAINDHRIKAVGTVSAVNIGAMFRNGWENNVKDADALPYLIAGASARTNDAGGAAIATIPLAPLKKEDAPNAELAEAWEYYHTDRCQYPTAPGFATARSLSQLISYDAYNKAEAFLVQPLLAVAGSNAGSKWMSDDLINRAASKDKQMHIVAGANHMSLYDGPQYVAEAVAVLAPFFQKNI, from the coding sequence ATGTCACAGCAAAAAGTGAATTTCAGGAACAGTAATAACAGCAGCATTACGATGTCGGCTGTCATTAATTTCCCCCAAGGATTTCGGGAGGAGCAACAATATCCGGTTATTGTGGTAAGCCATCCAGGTGGTGGCGTAAAAGAGCAAACTGCTGGTTTATATGCACAGCACCTGGCCGAAAAAGGTTTTGTAACGATTGCTTACGATGCCTCCTATCAGGGGGAAAGTACAGGAGCACCCCGTCAGTTGGAAAATCCATATATCAGAACAGAAGATGTAAGTGCAGTTATCGATTATCTGACCACGTTACCTTACATTGATGCGGAGAGAATTGGTGCCATGGGTATCTGTGCAGGCGCAGGTTATACCGCAAATGCCGCCATTAATGATCATCGTATTAAAGCAGTGGGAACAGTAAGCGCTGTTAATATTGGCGCCATGTTCCGTAATGGCTGGGAAAACAATGTAAAAGATGCGGATGCCCTTCCTTATCTGATAGCAGGTGCCAGTGCAAGAACGAATGATGCGGGCGGCGCCGCCATTGCCACAATCCCTTTAGCACCATTAAAGAAAGAGGATGCACCTAACGCAGAACTGGCAGAAGCATGGGAATATTATCATACCGATCGCTGTCAATATCCTACTGCTCCGGGTTTTGCTACGGCAAGGAGTCTTTCACAGCTTATTTCTTATGATGCTTACAATAAGGCAGAAGCGTTCTTGGTGCAGCCGTTACTAGCGGTAGCAGGAAGTAATGCCGGCAGCAAATGGATGAGCGATGACTTAATAAACCGTGCAGCCAGCAAGGATAAGCAAATGCATATTGTAGCCGGCGCAAACCACATGTCATTGTATGATGGCCCTCAATATGTAGCCGAAGCGGTAGCAGTATTGGCCCCTTTCTTTCAAAAAAATATTTAA
- the argS gene encoding arginine--tRNA ligase codes for MSVVQSIRSAAVAAIKALYDQSLPEQDIAINTTKPEFEGEYTIVVFTFTRFSRQKPEETGQHIGNYLVQHFPELIAGFNVVKGFLNLRITDQFWIRFVRNNFSNKNIGIQPANGKKVMVEYSSPNTNKPIHLGHLRNNFLGYSIAEILKANGYEVIKANLVNDRGIHICKSMLAWQLFAHGDTPESTGIKGDHLVGDYYVKFETVLKEQAEPIIERVLDNDFRDFEGENLRKVEKLATLLHQPEVKNDAEKSGKIHAEIKELARNQTEIMQQAKIMLEQWEAGNPEVRALWSTMNGWVYDGFEVTYKRLGIDFDQMYYESQTYLLGKQLVTEGLEKGILFKKEDNSVWIDLTADGLDEKLLLRGNGTSVYMTQDMGTAKLKYDDYHMDQSIYVVADEQNYHFRVLKLIMEKLGEPSAAGLYHLSYGMVELPHGRMKSREGTVVDADDIITEMVDTAARHTQASGKLQNFTEAERQPLYNTIGLGAMKFFLLRVDPKKKMVFNPEESIDLHGFTAPFIQYVHARIKSILRETNYTESLEAYEYNGGLLPLERELLILNEQFDTAIAEAHKEMSPAVIANYAFALAQKFNSFYAEKVAGKYIYSIRDAESEEKKKLRLQIVTLTANTIAQSMRLLGIQVPERM; via the coding sequence ATGAGTGTTGTACAATCCATCAGATCTGCTGCCGTTGCAGCCATTAAGGCGCTTTACGATCAGTCCCTGCCCGAACAGGATATTGCTATAAATACCACCAAACCCGAATTTGAAGGGGAATATACCATCGTCGTGTTTACCTTTACCCGATTCAGCCGGCAAAAACCGGAAGAAACCGGTCAGCATATAGGTAACTATCTGGTACAACACTTCCCTGAACTGATTGCCGGCTTCAATGTGGTAAAAGGTTTTTTAAACCTCCGCATTACCGATCAGTTCTGGATCCGGTTTGTACGCAACAACTTCAGCAATAAAAATATTGGCATCCAGCCTGCCAATGGTAAAAAGGTGATGGTGGAATACTCCTCTCCCAATACCAACAAACCGATTCACCTTGGACACCTGCGGAATAATTTCCTGGGCTACTCCATTGCCGAAATACTGAAAGCTAACGGCTATGAAGTAATCAAGGCCAACCTCGTCAATGACCGGGGTATTCATATCTGCAAATCCATGCTGGCCTGGCAGCTATTCGCGCATGGCGATACGCCGGAATCCACCGGGATTAAAGGCGATCACCTCGTGGGCGACTACTACGTGAAGTTTGAAACCGTGCTGAAAGAGCAGGCCGAACCTATCATTGAGCGGGTACTGGACAACGATTTCCGCGATTTTGAAGGAGAAAATCTCCGGAAAGTAGAAAAGCTGGCCACCCTCCTGCATCAACCGGAAGTAAAAAATGACGCTGAAAAAAGTGGCAAAATACATGCGGAGATCAAGGAACTGGCCCGTAATCAGACAGAAATCATGCAGCAGGCCAAAATCATGCTGGAACAATGGGAAGCCGGCAACCCCGAAGTAAGGGCGCTGTGGAGTACCATGAACGGCTGGGTGTACGACGGTTTTGAAGTAACCTACAAACGCCTGGGAATAGATTTTGACCAGATGTATTACGAAAGCCAGACTTACCTCCTGGGCAAACAACTGGTTACCGAAGGACTGGAAAAAGGTATCCTCTTTAAAAAGGAGGATAATTCTGTGTGGATAGATCTGACAGCAGACGGACTGGATGAAAAATTACTACTCCGCGGCAACGGTACCTCTGTATACATGACGCAAGACATGGGTACTGCTAAGCTGAAGTATGATGATTACCACATGGATCAAAGCATTTACGTAGTGGCCGACGAACAAAACTACCACTTCCGTGTGCTGAAACTGATCATGGAAAAATTAGGAGAACCTTCCGCTGCAGGGCTGTACCATCTTTCTTATGGCATGGTGGAATTGCCCCATGGCCGCATGAAAAGCCGGGAAGGTACCGTAGTAGATGCGGATGATATTATTACTGAAATGGTAGATACCGCTGCCCGGCATACACAGGCATCCGGCAAGCTGCAAAACTTTACGGAAGCAGAGCGCCAGCCCCTGTACAACACCATTGGCCTGGGTGCCATGAAGTTCTTCCTCCTGCGGGTGGATCCTAAAAAGAAAATGGTATTCAACCCGGAAGAGTCTATTGATCTTCATGGATTTACCGCGCCATTCATACAATATGTACACGCGCGTATCAAATCTATTTTAAGGGAAACGAACTATACAGAAAGCCTGGAGGCATACGAATACAATGGCGGCCTGCTGCCCCTGGAAAGAGAATTGCTGATCTTAAACGAACAGTTTGATACAGCTATCGCAGAAGCGCATAAGGAAATGAGTCCTGCTGTTATTGCCAATTACGCTTTTGCACTGGCGCAAAAATTCAATTCTTTTTATGCAGAGAAAGTAGCCGGTAAGTACATCTACTCCATCCGTGACGCTGAATCTGAAGAAAAGAAAAAATTACGCCTGCAGATTGTAACGCTTACCGCAAATACCATTGCGCAAAGTATGCGCCTCCTGGGTATTCAGGTACCGGAAAGAATGTAA
- a CDS encoding alpha/beta hydrolase, whose product MSQAITFKNRVWENAGLLLFPDNFDEKKTYPAIISIHPIGSCKEQTSSNVYGKALAAAGFVVLAIDAAFQGESGGEPRFIEDPYERVEDIRCAVDYLVTLPYVEENRIGILGICGGGAYALNAAMTERRLKAVVSITGVNFGRLLRDGFAGGTPVESLEAVAKQRTAEARGAALFVNNMLPASVEDGKKAGIEDIDVLEATDYYKTPRGRQPNGATSVLFSRLSTGLGWDAFHLAEVLLTQPILVVVGDKPGGFGAYRDGFEIVRRAKSEKKELLAVKGQSHYDLYDKPEAVSQALEKAIPFFREHL is encoded by the coding sequence ATGTCACAAGCAATAACATTTAAGAACAGGGTCTGGGAAAATGCGGGGCTACTTCTTTTCCCCGACAATTTTGATGAAAAGAAAACCTATCCGGCTATTATCAGTATACATCCTATTGGCAGTTGTAAGGAACAGACTTCCAGCAATGTTTATGGCAAAGCATTAGCGGCAGCAGGATTTGTGGTGCTTGCCATTGATGCTGCTTTCCAGGGAGAAAGCGGTGGTGAGCCAAGATTTATTGAAGACCCCTATGAACGTGTAGAAGACATCCGTTGTGCTGTTGATTATTTAGTGACACTACCCTATGTTGAGGAAAACCGTATAGGCATACTTGGCATTTGCGGCGGTGGGGCTTATGCTTTGAATGCAGCTATGACCGAAAGACGTCTTAAAGCAGTGGTATCTATTACGGGTGTAAACTTCGGACGTTTATTACGTGATGGTTTTGCAGGAGGTACACCGGTTGAAAGTCTGGAGGCTGTAGCCAAACAACGCACCGCCGAGGCCCGGGGCGCTGCATTATTTGTGAATAATATGTTGCCGGCATCCGTGGAAGATGGTAAAAAGGCAGGTATTGAAGATATTGATGTGCTGGAAGCAACAGATTACTACAAAACACCAAGGGGGCGACAGCCAAATGGTGCCACCAGTGTATTGTTTTCCCGCTTAAGTACAGGTTTGGGGTGGGATGCCTTTCATCTGGCCGAAGTATTGTTAACACAGCCTATACTGGTAGTAGTAGGTGACAAGCCCGGAGGTTTCGGGGCTTACAGAGATGGTTTTGAAATCGTTCGCCGGGCAAAATCTGAAAAGAAGGAATTGTTGGCAGTAAAAGGTCAATCCCACTATGATCTATATGATAAGCCTGAGGCAGTATCCCAGGCACTGGAAAAAGCCATTCCTTTCTTCCGGGAACACCTGTGA